One Chitinivibrionia bacterium genomic window, ACCCTTAATCTCAAAAAGGGTTGGAATGTAATTAACGGTAAAGAAGAAGGTTGTGAAGATGGAACTACTGTTTTATTCTCTGAGGGTGATGTAATTAACGCGCGCTGGATTTTAGGAGAGTTGTAGTAATTTAAGTATAAAGGCGAGGGGAGAACCTTCGCCTTTTTTCACAACAATTGCTCGCTGATAAAGAAAAAGCCGCCTTTGCGATTGAGTGGAAATCTTCCTCCGAGTGGGCTTACGGATGATAAAAATTCTCTTAAAATGTTGCTTGGGCTTCTGTTTTCGGTGAAAGTTGTGTTTTGCGGTAAGTTGAGCAATTCGCGGATGTAGTTTTGTGCATCCATAAAGCTTCCCAAGGTGTCGATAAGTCCTAAGTCTAACGCTTGATTTCCTGTGAAGATTTTACCTTCGGAAAACTCTCTTACATAATCTATGTCCATATTGCGTCCAAGCGCTATATCTCTGATAAATTGATCGTGAATATCCGCCAGAATTTCTGAAAAATATTCGCGTTCTTCGTCGGAAAGCTCGCGTATGGGACTTCCCGCGTCTTTTAATCTGCCTGCGGTAAGCACTTCGATTGCAACGCCGATTTTATCTAAAAGTTCGTTGTATCTGCTCAACTGCATAATTACGCCGATACTGCCCGTAAGCGTTGACGGGTTGGCGAAAATCTTGGTTGCCGCGCTTGCTATGTAATATCCGCCGCTTGCCGCAACGCTTCCCATACTGACAATTGTCGGTTTTGCTTCTGCCGCTGTTCTTATTGCATTAAAAATTTCTTGAGACGGAGCAACCGCGCCGCCGGGGCTTTCTATTCTTATGAGTATTGCAACGGTTCGCGGGTCTTCGCGGAATGTATTTATTTCTTTTACTGTGTTTTCGCTGTTAAGGATTACGCCATCTATTCTTACAACGCCGACCTGATTTCCCAATCTGTTAAAAACCGCCGCGCCGCCTGACGAACTCGTCGAATAAGACGCAACCGACATATTTATAATAAAAGAAAGCACTAAAAATCCAAAGAACGCCGCGAAAAATATACGAGTTTGCTTATTCATCGTTTATCTCCTTAATTAGAATTTGCCGTTGTAGCATTGTTTCTTACCCTTATCGTTTGCCCTGCCTGAAGTTGGTTAGCCGTCATATTGTTCAACGCTTCCAAGTCTGCGACTGTTGTTGAAAACATTCTTGCTATTGAGAAGAGTGTATCGCCTCGACTTACTCTGTAATTTATTATTTCACCATCAGTACTTGTGCTTGCGGCAGGCGCGGAAGCGGGTGCAGTGGTTGTTGCGTTGTTTGCATTTGTCGCAGGTGTTGCAGGTGCAACAGTGGCGACGGGCGTTCCTGCATCCACATAATAAACAAGCGTTTCGCCCACACGAATTACGGGATTGTTTATGTCTTTGTTGTTCCAAGTTGCCAAATCCGAAAGCGATACATTAAGATTGCGTGAAATTCTGAACAAATTATCTCCGCTTTGAACAACATATCTGCGTTGCTCGCGACCCGCTCCATTCGTAGCGGCAGGTGCTGTTTGTTGCGGTTGGGCAGGCGGTGTCGTCGCCGCTTGTGTTGCAGGGGTAGTTGCAGGAGCAACAGGTTGTGTTGTTTGTTGCTGTTGCGGCGGAGTGGTTTGCGCACCATTTCCGTTTCCGTTTGCAGGTTGTTCCGACGGTAGTGCTTGTGCCGCTTGTGTTCCTACGGCGGCACCCGTTGGCGCGGCTCTTTGTGCGACCGGAGCAGTTGCCGCCGCCGCTTGTCTGTTTGTGTGAATTATCACAATACTGCCTATTCGTAATCTTCGCGGCTCAATATCGGGGTTCCAACGTTGAACATCATTCAAAGATACGCCGTGCAATCTCGCAATCGAACCCAATGTTTCGCCCGAACTAACACGGTGATTTATTCTTCCCGAAGCGGCTTCGAGCCTTCTGCGCTCTTCTTCTTCTCTTTGCGCTCTGGCAACTCGCGCGGCTGTTTCCGCGTTATCGGGCAGAGGAAGCAGAATGTGTCTTCCGGCAACAAGGGTGTTGTTTCTCATTTGGTTAAGGTCTCTTATTGCCTGCGCCGAAACGCCGAACCTTCTTGCTACATTGTTAAGATTGTCGCCCGCAATTACCCGATAACGAAACCACGTAATTCGGTCTTCGGGTCTTAAAGAGGCATAAAATTCGTCAAATCTCGCTCTGCTTCCGTTCGGAATATACAGCGTAAAGTTTCTCATATTCGGGGGAGTGAGATTGTGTTTTATTGCAGGGTTTATTCTGCGCAAAGAGTCGAGCGGAATACCCATCCCTCTTGCAATCAGTCCCATATCCAAAACGCTCGAAATATTTACGGTGTCCAAGCTGAAAGGCGAAATGGAACTGTCGGGGAAAAAGCCGAAGCACGTCGGATTTCTGCCGATAATCTGATACCCTATAAAAAGCGGAACATAACTCATTGTCTCGCGCGGAAGTTGCATATCCCAATATGTGGGAATTGTGTCGGGATTTGCCGCTTTTGCGTTATTTATGTGTCGTCTTATGCGTCCGTTGCCCGTGTTGTAAGCCGCAAGCGCCAAATACCAGTCGCCAAACATTCCGTAAAGCCGTGTGAAATACGCAATAGCCGCCGCGGTTGATTTGTAAGGGTCGCGTCGCTCGTCCGCCCAATAGTTTTGTCGCAAGCCGAAACTTGTTCCCGTCGCGGGAATAAACTGCCAAAGCCCCGAAGCGTGCGCGTGCGAATACGCCCTCGAGTTAAATGCGCTTTCGAGCAACGGCAAAAAGGTTATGTCGGTCGGCAAGCCCGCTTCTTCAAACATTTCTTTCATAAACGGGCGATAAATCAAACTTCTGTTTAAGAGGCGCAACATTCTTTCCTGTCTGCGTTCGGCAAGCAGAGTCTGCATAGCTACCTGAACTCTGTGGTTAAACGTTATGGGCAGGTTAAAAACTACTTCCTGTAAACAGTGCATCGGAAAAAGCGACATATCTACGGTG contains:
- a CDS encoding LysM peptidoglycan-binding domain-containing protein, whose translation is MYKIIISISAALILVSCMKSPRHTMLQEDQPSRAHTIQRPEGISRGTHILTETSDLLFVADTMITNAEKLVSNGKPQEAQNLISILFEFFPIPEYICDNTEAMLNRVAHLYVEKLPVNYTDSVPLSIVAFVARYQFNMLMNEIDTATVDMSLFPMHCLQEVVFNLPITFNHRVQVAMQTLLAERRQERMLRLLNRSLIYRPFMKEMFEEAGLPTDITFLPLLESAFNSRAYSHAHASGLWQFIPATGTSFGLRQNYWADERRDPYKSTAAAIAYFTRLYGMFGDWYLALAAYNTGNGRIRRHINNAKAANPDTIPTYWDMQLPRETMSYVPLFIGYQIIGRNPTCFGFFPDSSISPFSLDTVNISSVLDMGLIARGMGIPLDSLRRINPAIKHNLTPPNMRNFTLYIPNGSRARFDEFYASLRPEDRITWFRYRVIAGDNLNNVARRFGVSAQAIRDLNQMRNNTLVAGRHILLPLPDNAETAARVARAQREEEERRRLEAASGRINHRVSSGETLGSIARLHGVSLNDVQRWNPDIEPRRLRIGSIVIIHTNRQAAAATAPVAQRAAPTGAAVGTQAAQALPSEQPANGNGNGAQTTPPQQQQTTQPVAPATTPATQAATTPPAQPQQTAPAATNGAGREQRRYVVQSGDNLFRISRNLNVSLSDLATWNNKDINNPVIRVGETLVYYVDAGTPVATVAPATPATNANNATTTAPASAPAASTSTDGEIINYRVSRGDTLFSIARMFSTTVADLEALNNMTANQLQAGQTIRVRNNATTANSN
- the sppA gene encoding signal peptide peptidase SppA; amino-acid sequence: MNKQTRIFFAAFFGFLVLSFIINMSVASYSTSSSGGAAVFNRLGNQVGVVRIDGVILNSENTVKEINTFREDPRTVAILIRIESPGGAVAPSQEIFNAIRTAAEAKPTIVSMGSVAASGGYYIASAATKIFANPSTLTGSIGVIMQLSRYNELLDKIGVAIEVLTAGRLKDAGSPIRELSDEEREYFSEILADIHDQFIRDIALGRNMDIDYVREFSEGKIFTGNQALDLGLIDTLGSFMDAQNYIRELLNLPQNTTFTENRSPSNILREFLSSVSPLGGRFPLNRKGGFFFISEQLL